The stretch of DNA TGACCCTTCTCTGGTAACATCTTCGCACCATGACATGCTCACCACCATTCTTGGAAGGTAAACCTCAGAACAAGCTTCCTATCTTTCCGAGTTTGGTTCTGATCTTCTGAATGGCAATATACATTTAGAGGACAGAGTATTTCGTTCGACAATTCCGAGAAAGGCTGCCGTTTTATTTTTCCTCATCACTTGCTGATTTGTTTCAGCAAGGAAGATGCGTTGGCCTCCATCACTTACAGCTACAAGCATGGCTTCTCCGGCTTCGCGGCGATGTTAACAGATGACCAAGCACAAGATCTTGGAGGTGGGCCAAGTTTACTACAAAAATTGCTTCGCTAATTCTCTGATGGTCTAACACTATCCTGTTAAGATAACCGAATTGGAGAATTCAATCCTGATGCATGATCCTTTCTTCTGAAGAAAGAAACGTATTTGGTGATTATTATTTGCTCATTAGTTAAGCTGTTTATCTTTCTAATCATCGATATGAGTTCGAGGGTGGGCAGTCATATGGTTCTTATTCCCGTTTTGTGGAAACCTACTCCGGATCAATGTATGGTCTCTTTTCTGCAATACAACTTATTTGTAGTTGTACACTCATTTTAGTATGAAGCTGCACATCTGCAGTAGCCTTACGATCCTGCCTGATTATTATTTCAATTTTTCCTATTTCTTAGGTGACTGAAAAATAACTACTTTTAAGTCACTGCTGAGAATTGTCCAATCAAACTTCAGAATTCGTGAAAGGGTAAAATAAGGGGCGAGAAAATTTTGATCTTGGGACTATCAGTAGTTAACTGAGAAGCAGACAATTTCTTTCTCGGGTTATGAGGATCCTTTCTTTTTGTTACTCTGTGATGTATACACCACATATACATAACTAACTGGCGGCTTCTGATTTAGAATTTTAGTTCCTCATGTATATTTTTGACATGTTCAGAGCTACCTGAAGTTATCAGCGTTACTCCAAATCAGCATCATGACTTGATGACCACAAGAAGTTGGGATTTCCTTGGCATGAACCTGGACCATCAGCCACCCAGTAAACTTCTGCAGAGGAGCAAATATGGAGAAGATGTAATTATCGGGATAGTTGACACTGGTCAGTCCTTCATTGCTAACAAGTTAAATTAGAGAAAAAAATCTTCACCAAGCAAATTCCTGCTAAAACACTGCAAATGCAATTGATGCAGGGATCTGGCCTGAATCAAGAAGCTTCAGCGACGAAGGATACGGACCAGTACCGTCACGATGGAAGGGTGTGTGTCAGCTGGGGCAGGCCTGGAACAGCACCAACTGCAGCAGGAAAATCATAGGCGCACGGTACTATCCTGCGGGTCTGGACAAGGCTGACCAAGCGAACAATTACATGTCGGCACGGGACATTAATGGGCACGGGACACACACCGCATCCACAGCAGCCGGTGCAATAGTAGAGGGGGTCAGCCTCCATGGCCTGGCAGCAGGGGTGGCACGGGGTGGTGCGCCCCGAGCGCGCCTTGCAGTGTACAAGGTTGCATTCGAGGGCCCGAAGAAGGTGCAGCTTGCTAGTGCCGCGCTGCTAGCAGCTCTGGATGATGCGATTCATGATGGAGTTGACATCCTATCCCTATCAGTCCAATATAATGACAATTCATTTGGTTCACTCCATGCAGTCCAGAAGGGTATTACCGTTGTTTATGGCGCGGGAAATAGCGGGCCTAGACCACAAGTCATTTCTAACACAGCCCCTTGGGTCATCACAGTCGCAACGAGCAAGATCGACCGGTCTTTTCCAACTGCCATTACCCTTGGAAACAATCAAACCATCGTGGTATGCACAAACATGATCTTTGTTAGAATCCTGGGAGGCAACTTTGCTCCACCTATCATCCTCAAACACTTACCACTCAATATTTATGCATAACTTTTCATATTTGCAGGGTCAATCACTCTATTACATGATAAAAAATGAATCCAAGAGTGGGTTCCAGCCACTTGTACAAGGTGGAAGGTGTGTCAGATGCTATTCGGTTTCTCAATTGACTACATTTATAAATAGATGTCATTTTCTGCTTAGGCATTAAGATCTGAATCCAGTTGAGCAATTATTGTGGTCTTTCTGTTTTCAGCTGCTCAATCGAGGCGCTAAATGGCACGGAAATCAACGGAAAAATTGTTCTATGCATTAAAGAAACTTTTGGCCCAACAGCAGACATTCTCCCAGACGCCATAACAAATGTTAAAAGTGGTGGGGCATTTGGTCTTATTTTCGCAATATATACCATAGATAAGCTTTTGAGCACCGAAGATTGTGTGGGCATTGCATGTGTCATTGTCGACATTGATATCGGGTTTCAAGTTGCAACATACATTGGAAGCCAAGGGTAAGAACCTATTTTGTGGCCTTCCATGCTTAGTTGCTTACAGATGTTATCTTTTATCCAGCAATTATTTAAAGACTCAATAAACTGTGCTTTAACTTGAGCAGCTCGCCCATTGCCAAGATTGAGCCAGCAAGTACTATAACAGGAAACCGAGTTCCTGCTCCAAGAGTCGCATTTTTTTCTTCAAGAGGCCCGTCCGCCAAGTACCCTACAGTTCTTAAGGTACACAAGCTAAAATGAGCGCATTCTGTTGTCCTTGCAATATATATACTATTATTCCAGAAACAATTTTCGGAAAAACACCAACTAGTAGGGATTGATCGTAAGATTTCTCTCAGAAATAGGGACGTTAAGATGATTTTGTTTGACAGGTTAGCACTACCTTCATACGGTGAAATTATCTTAATCCCATTATAACTACTTTAACAGCCTGACATAGCCGCACCAGGAGTGAACATCTTAGCAGCTACAGGAGACGGATATGTGTTCGACTCAGGGGCATCAATGTCAACCCCACATGTAGCAGGCGTCGTAGCATTGCTAAAGGCTGTACATCCTGATTGGTCTCACGCTGCCCTAAAATCAGCAATTGTTACCACTGGTAAATTCCTAAAACATTATATCCACATGAAACACTATCCTCATCAATCCACTCACACTTTCTTAACAACGATTTGCTCTTCTTTGCATGGGTAAAGCATCAACCAAGGATGAGCATGGCATGCCGATGCTAGCAGAAGCACTACCCCGGAAGGTCGCCGACCCATTCGACTATGGAGGAGGAAACATAAATCCTAATGCAGCTGCCGATCCCGGCCTTGTTTACGACATCGATCCGAGGGACTACAGCAAGTTCTTCGCTTGCACGATTCAGAAATACGCTATCTGCAACATTTCTACATCGCCGGCATATCACCTAAACCTGCCTTCCATAGCCATTCCTGAGCTAAGGGGTCCAATTAAGGTGCAGCGAGCAGTCACGAACGTTGGCGAGGTCGACGCGGTTTACCGAGCCGATATACAGTCCCCCTCAGGAGTGAGGATCAAAGTCGACCCACCAACCCTAGTCTTCAACGCGACAACGAAAGTGCACGCCTTCAAGGTCAGCATGACGCCTCTGTGGAAGGTGCAAGGCGGCTACACGTTCGGCAGCCTGACTTGGCGCAACGAGCGCCACTCGGTGAGGATCCCACTAGCAGTCCGGATCACAATCCAAGATTTCTACGCCGATGTTGCATAGTAACGAGGAATGTCATATGAAAAATAAAGATTGGTGATGTTACGGATTTTAGCATGAATCACAAGATTATTTGTAGTACTTACGATTTGTAGTTTGTACTTGAAGAAATTTGTTTGCAATAGAACACTACTGTTATTGATTTTTGTCTGAATGCTCGGTTCTCGATTTTACCCCCGACGAATCACACAACGGAAATCGCTGGAGAGAGAGGAGGATGGCTGGGACGAACCTGGCGGCGTGGGCGGCGGAGAGCCTCGCCTGATTAGCCGTGGCCAGAGCCGACACGGGAGTGGGGGTCCGCGTACGTTGACCTCCGGCCGCCGGAGTCGACGGGACTCGTTCTGGTCCCGGTATCGCCGTGCGGCTGACCTTTTTTTTAGGGGGCGCCGTGCGGCTGACGGCCATTGTTCCCCAGCctcgtcgttctgatcctgtaCATGGGCCTCAATAAATTGGGCCGTGCTATCTGGATGAGACAACTTCGGCGTTGAGGCCGTTGATGTAGCGTCGAGCCACAGCGCCAACACTATGTCTCGCTTACATCGTTTTTTTCAACGCGTTTTTGGCTTTTTAAACcttttttttgtttattttttcaACACTTAGGTTTTCTACCTGTCTTCCTTAGCTTTTGGataaaaaaattatttttttggcacgaaaaaacatgttttttttctttcgcgagagtcacagtTTTGCTTCTGCTAGAGACACGGTTTTGCTTTCATgggagtcacggccgtgcctatCAGAAACGAAAAAAGAtgctttttttattttttattcctttcgcgagagttacggttttgctttcgcgagaggtacggttgtgctttcgcaagagtcacggccgtgcctcttagaaaaaaaaagaaaaacgttttttctgttctttttctttcgcgagagtcacgggtttgcttccgcgagaggcatggttacgctttcgcgagagtcacggccgcgCCTGTCAGAAACAAAAAAATAAtgttttattttttctttttctttcacgagagtcacggttttgttTCCGCGAGAAGCACGGTTATGATTTCATAAGAGGCATGGGtatgcctctttcggaaagggaaaaaatcGTACTTCCGGTTCAGATTTTTCATTCGGTTTTTTCCGTAAAAAAAGTTTGTCAAAACCTTTCAACATGGGATTTAGTTTTGAAGATCTAGATATGAGGAATCCAACGGTGAAAGCGATTCGAGATTTGAATGCACAGTTTAAGAGATAATTCTTTTTGAATAAATGGATctacgaaaaaaaagaaaactcTCAGATTGTGATAAATGGTGCACATGCAGCGATCTTTGCAATGCATACTCCTCAATTAGTGATTTCGGCATCCATCTCGTCTGAAGCTTTCCTATGGGCTAGCCCAATAGCTTGTTACTCACTCGTCCGTTTGTGGGAttgtttgtagaattttctttccttttttttcctttttggtttttttatttcttctttgGTTTTTTCTCattgttttatttcttttttattttaagTTTCGTTTTTCTTTGCTTTCTCTTTGTTTATTTCATGGGTTTCTTCAGGTTTTTTATTTCTCATATTCCTTATTTCTTTGATTTTTTTGTTTCTTCCTTGGTTTTTTATGGTTTTATTTTTTTATCGGCTTATACTATTTTTTATTCTTGTGCACCTGTATCCTcggtttttgtttctttctttttgttttttgtttcatTAGTATTTTTACTATGTTTGTTTGGTTTTCATCGTATATTTTACGTATACATCAAGAATATTGTTTAAAACCATGTTTAATATTTTTCAATCACAAgttcaacattttttaatacatggttaatatttttatatgaattttaaacatttttaaaatgctTGATTAAAAGTTTATAAATACAATATTAACATTTTGTGaatacatgattaatatttttctatacacatttaacattttcaaatgcttgattaacaagTTTTTATATAGTATTAGAATCTTCTTAATGCATGgccaacattttttctatacacatttaacagaTTTCAAATGCTTAATTAACATTTTTTAATGcaagataaatattttttaatataatggtcaacattttttatacatatttaacattttttgaaatgcttgattaatattcCAATAATTGTTTACATTTTTTTAAATGcttgataaacattttttaaatacatgatcaaATTGTTTCATACACATCGTATTATTTTTGTATACATGAGAAACATTTTCTCTATACATGTTTGACATTTGTCAAATGCTTGGTTATCATTTTTTCAAACGTTTTATGTATAGTGTTTTTGTATATATTTCTTTAAAATATTTGAAAGTATAAAAAAGTAAACAAAgctgaaaacaaaaacaaagtaCGTGAAAGAAAAACGAGGTTGTGGTCTCCCGTGCGCCTGGGCCGACACATTCAGGCGAGGCTTCCCTCTGTCTCGCGTGTAGCAAGACATAGAGGCGCCAGAGTCACAATCACACTCTTCAATTCCGCACCTCGCTACAATAAGTAGTTTCTTTAAGCGAAGGCAAAAATCAAGTACTCTTTTAGTTAAGAAGAAAAGAATTGACAGTCAATTAACAAAAAACCGGACAAAAGCATTCACAGTCCACCGAGCGGCACAGACAAGATAACCTACACATAACACTACAAAGAAGACCTGTCGAGGTGGCACATTGGTGTCGTCGTGTCATCGCCATCACTTCTCTCCAAGCAAGGGCGATCGCCATCCCTTCACCATGAACGAGCGACTTTGACTTCACCACATACGACTGTCAACCCAACATATGGCATAGAGGTGTGTGGAGTCACATGAACGGctatttttttcgaaaaggggggctcccggcctctgcatcagaacgatgcatacggccacctttataaaaatcaaataagttcAACAAGGTCTTGCAGTCACATGAAGGGCTATGCCACGCACTCAAGTGTTAACAGCTCTACGTTCATCCACAAGGATAATGCTAATCTCCGTTGCTGCGTTTGCAAGCCAAGCAGGCTGTTCGCTGTTGTCCGCGTCCAATTGCTGCCATGACATGCTCAGCTTTGTTCTGCACACGGCTAATCTGTCGAAATCGAGCTTGCCGTTCCTTGATCAGCTCAATGATTTCGGTGGCTTGGTGCATGTTCCTTGACCGGCCAGCTGTCCCAGCATTGATCAATGCAACGATCTCAGCACAATCAGTCTCCACCAGTAGCGGCGCTTGGGACCAGTGCAGGGCTACTCTAAGCCCCTTCTCGCACGCCGCTAGCTCAGCTTCCAGAGGTCCATGACAGTTGAACAACCATCTACATGCAGCAAAGATTATCTGtccttcgtggtcatgtaaaatCATATATACCTGCACTCGCTTCGCCCTCTGCTGCAACATAAGAGCCATCAAAGTTGAGCTTGACATGTCCCGCTGGAGGGAGCTCCTATTTGACATCACAGGGAGTAAACGAGTTGGCATATGAGTACTCGTTGTGATACATCCACTCAGGTCAGCCGGGAATTTTCCATTGGTAATGTCCGCCTGCGGGTAGTGCTTGATCATGAGCAGATAGTCCATGTGTCCACACAAAAATCGTTTAGATGCTTCAATTGGAATCATTGGCTTATCATGGGCCAGTTCATTATGCACATGGCACACACGCCAGAACACCATTGATAACTAACATGCGTTGTGTGTCATTCAGTTATTGGAGGAGCATTAGCAGCTCCGGTTCAGAATTTCTGAGCGCATCATCACGCGAAGATTCCAAACGTTTTTCATTTCATTCCAAAGGGCATGCACACAATTTCGATTCTGACGGAGAGCCACGAAGAAGAACTATACAAAGTTGACACAGTAAGTAGTTGCATCTTTGCCTTTGTTCTCATCTTAAGAACATGTACAGGGTGCGCATCCATGTAAAACTTGGAGACGTGTACCATCGTGCACAAAATTATGTCGGCAAGTCATGCCAACATGAGCTAACGATGAACCAACCTGGCACGTGCGTGCACTACGGAGCCTCGCTGTCAAGAGACCTGCAGCACATCCCAGATTATCATATCGCAGTCCATCAGACACTATAACACGCATACGATCCGATCCTTTCATCAGCCAACAGAGTTACAAATCGTCGTCTTCAGCGCACCGAAAACCATTTAACATCAATAAACTAATCGATAATGGCAGGCAAACCGCGACAGCTTCTCACCCATCAAGTAGAGTGGAAACGTACTCAAATCACCTGCACACGCTTTTCATCAGAGACAAGAAGAACATTTCCATCCACTAAGACGTGGACTCGTGGCGTGTGCCAGTCAAAACCCGTTGCCGGGTCAACTCTGGATCCTGCATAAATATACACCACCCGGGATGTTGCTGCCCACGACATCGAGTTGGAGCAGCCGAGCAGAGGTAGTAATCACAGAAGAATCTGCTGCCCCTGCGTGCTTGTTTGGAGCTTGGTGCCTGGAGGCGAGGCTAGGAAGAAGATGACGAGGCGGTTCTTGCCTCTTTGCGCGCTCCTCATCGTGCTGCTCTGCATGGCGGCGAGCCTCGCGGAGGGGAGGCGCGGCGGGGGGCGCCCCATcatcggcagcggcagcggcggggcCAGAGGGAGAGGGTCAGGCAGCCCGCGCGGCCTCAGCGGCGGCACCTGGGCGGCGTGCGTCGGCTCCTCGCTGCTGGTCGCGGTGGCCATGCTCTTCTAGCTTGCAGCGGCGAGAAGAAGTCAAGAAGGATGGTTGGGCAATGTAAATGTTCTGTGGATTCGTTGGTTCTTTACTACTACTGTCGATTTGATTGTTGTTGTATATACGTACAGATACATTCGTGAGCGGATTGATGAATTCATTTGACATGTTCTATCTTGATTAAGTGGATTATGGGCAGTTTGTTCATATTGAGACACCGTATATGTGGATGTGCATGATCTCTCCTCGTCAAAGTATCGTAGAGACAGCCCATGTGATTTCGCAGTGTGTTTAGCATCAAATCAAATACTACCACACAAACATAGTTTATTTTCATAACATTTCACAGAACCACATCGTAGAAACATAATGTGGTTATGTTATGTCAAATACATACTCCCTCGGTAAAGAAATGTGGTTATGTTATGTCAAATACATAACATTTCACTGGACTAAATACTCTTATATTTTTTTAGGGAGAGAGTACATGTAAATATCTTAGATCTGTAATCCATCATCTCGAAAACTCACAGGGGCACAAATGCATGCAACCACCCATTTGCTTCAAGATTGATGCATTAGTTTATGTCATTAACCCTTAATTGCTACACTTGGGGTCCATGCATGCTATCTTTTAGCAGAGTTGCATGCGTCACCCACCCCACCTctcatttttttatattttatcttCAAATTTGAATCTATTGTATCTTTCGAACCAAAAGTACAAATTAAGTTTCATTTGCATATTCATGTTCGTTGCAATGTGTGCTTTCGAATAAGACTAGTTTTAGATACATTCAACACCTTTTTAAAGTTTACCAagtttcaaatattaaaacttgCTAGTCATAATATTATGTTTTACAAACTTATTATTTATTCTATCAAGTTATACTAGTTGAAACGCTTTTAGAACTTGTCAAAATGTTAGAGCCCTCACATGGTTTTAAGTTTCACTTTTGAACTTACTGATTTTATTGTTCATTTTAAGTTTCAGCAGTTGAAACTTAGCAAAATTTTAAATGCGTCAAAATGTATAAAAATTGGTCTTGTTTCAAAAGATATAATAGAATAAAATTGCAAGTCAAAAGAAAAAGCATGAGAAATGGGGTGGGTGGGGGTATGCACTCTCTTTCAAAGGTTGTACCAAAAACTGCATAGATGCAGTAATTAAGCTCTAATCACAAAACCATCTTCTGGATTTAGACGCAATCAAACGGCTGCATGCATGTATGCATGCCCCACCCCTGCTTGCCAtaaatcgtcttcttcgttcatCTCACCTTCTTCTCCTTTCGTAGACCTAGGGTATCCCCCAACTCCTGGTGAAGGAGCAAAGGTAGAGAACCATGTGAGAAAGATAAAGTCGGTATGATAATAATGATGACAAAGGTAGAAGATGGAGATAACTAGACATAGAGCAGACCATGGCACATCCGCGAATGGCAGACAGAAATTCAGAAGCATTAACTTTACAACCCTGTTTGGAATCCTGAAAAGCCATAAAAGCCATAGTAAAATCGCAGGAATGCTATTTCCGTAGGAAATGTTCATTTTCTTTCCTTTGGAGTGCAAGAATCGTAGGGAAAGTGTAGGATAGGAATAAGGTTCCCTTTGAATTTTAGGGCATCTTTCTTTCACATGATAAAAACAGACATGAACAGATTTTTTTTGAACATGTTACCATGACATGTGGAATCTTAGAGGTATCGAAGACACTCAAATTGCTAGTTGCATCACAGAAAAAAAATAAGAATTAGATTAAAAAATAATGAGAATGTGAATGGAGGGAGAGAAGCCCATATCTGATTCTTATAGAAGAGTGAACCCTCGAATCCGGGTTGGCGACAACTCGCCTTGAAGCTGTCTACCACTAGACGACAGGAGAGGTCTCACAAGAATTAGATATCATACCTCCGGGCTTATCCATCTCCAAATCAATTAGCCTACCGGCACTTGGGAAGAACCTCCTAGCGCCATGGCGAGTGCGTCATGTTTTCACTCAAGCCACCTAGGTTTGAAAAAAGTTAAGGAGAAAACTTCCCCTCTTGGCTTTTTTTTAATTAGCCTACTAGCAAAGTACGTAAAATTATTtccaaaaaaagaagaaaggatGAATTCTCTTCAAAAACTGAGGTAATGaaaagtttttttttctttttgcaaTTTTGCACATGCTTTCAAATATGAGTGCGGCTAGATCTCAGTCGACCTAGACTTAATCAAATGATATAGTATGtaggaaaaagaagaagaaaaactaaaaaaattaCACAGATCTTCATGCAAGATGAAACAAATATCGAGAAAGCTAAGTACCTGCCGACTGGTCGTTAGGGATAGGCACGTACGATTCCCGCACCCGTACATTCTAAATCCCGCGACGGAAAaaaagtttttttttctttttgcaaTTTTGCACATGCTTTCAAATATGAGTGCGGCTAGATCTCAGTCGACCTAGACTTAATCAAATGATATAGTATGtaggaaaaagaagaagaaaaactaaaaaaattaCACAGATCTTCATGCAAGATGAAACAAATATCGAGAAAGCTAAGTACCTGCCGACTGGTCGTTAGGGATAGGCACGTACGATTCCCGCACCCGTACATTCTAAATCCCGCGACGGAAAaaaagtttttttttctttttgcaaTTTTGCACATGCTTTCAAATATGAGTGCGGCTAGATCTCAGTCGACCTAGACTTAATCAAATGATATAGTATGtaggaaaaagaagaagaaaaactaaaaaaattaCACAGATCTTCATGCAAGATGAAACAAATATCGAGAAAGCTAAGTACCTGCCGACTGGTCGTTAGGGATAGGCACGTACGATTCCCGCACCCGTACATTCTAAATCCCGCGACGGAAAaaaagtttttttttctttttgcaaTTTTGCACATGCTTTCAAATATGAGTGCGGCTAGATCTCAGTCGACCTAGACTTAATCAAATGATATAGTATGtaggaaaaagaagaagaaaaactaaaaaaattaCACAGATCTTCATGCAAGATCAAACAAATATAGAGAAAGCTAAGTACCTGCCGACTGGTCGTTAGGGATAGACACGTACGATTCCCGCACCCGTACATTCTAAATCCCGCGACGTAAAAAAAAGTAGCCACAGCAAGATTCGAACCCCGCACCTACAACCTCACTACTAACCTTGCCTATATCTGATGACCATCTCAGCCAACCAGATGTTTTGTCTAGAAGTGGGCTAATTCTGTAGATATGTGATTACAACGAGTAGGCCACTGCTATGGTGCAGCCCTCcatttgattttttttctgttACGAATTGGTAATACTCGGATTTTGTTGTATTTCTATAGATAATGCATTTTCGTTTTTTCTTTCACTCATGAATCATTTTGTGGTTCACTTCTTGATGGAAGTAGGCATCCCCGCGAGAACGATATTTCTATAGAGGATTCTACATGAGATGCCCTTGGACAGGTGGGAGATGTTGGCGAAGGGAAGGTGGCACGTCGTGTCATGGTAGAATCCAAGCAAATCTTCGTAGTAATTTGGTGAGAGAGGGATCATCATAGGTGGGAAGACTATATGTAGTTACAACATAACAATTATGTAGTCACCGGGTTGTAGTCATCAACATGGTTATTTTTATAGTTACCAAGTTGTATATGTTATAGAAACATGATTATTGTAGACCGACTTACCCATTATTTGGTTTACAAAAAATCATGTAAATATTCCTCGGCAACTAttgtgtaaatagcatgataatataGGCTTCCGGACCTGATATTTTACATGCAAACACCAAGTATTTTTGACCCGTGAGAAAAAGTTGTTGAAAACATATCACCGATAACTTCAAAGTAATAGCATGGTAAGATACGCCCCTAACCTGATAATTTAGGTACAAACACCACGATAACTTTGACCCGTGGAAAAAAGTTGTTGAAATTAAAACATACCGCTGATAACTTCTAAgtaatagcatggtaatatatGCCCTCGGACCTGATAACTCAGGTACAAACACCACGATAATTTTGACCCAGAGAAAAAGATATTAAAAACATACAACCAATAGCTTttgtgtaaatagcatgataatataGGCTTCCAGACCTGATAACTTATATACAAACACCACAATAACTTTGACCCGTGAAAAAAAGTTGTTGAAAACATACCACCGATAACTTGTGTGTAAAAGCGTGATAATATACGCTTCCGGACCTGATAACCCAGGTACAAACAACACGATTACTTATGACCTATGAAAAAAAGTTATTGAGAACATACTCTATAAATAACATGGTAACACAGGATCCCAGACCTGATAACTTATTTAAGCACTGTAGACCTGATAACAGGTACAAATACCAAGGTAACTTTGAACCAGGTGCAGAAATTATTGAAAACATACACCGATAATTTTTatgtaaatagcatgataatataCTCATCCACATATGATAACTTACATACAAACACCCCGTTAACCTTGACCAGACGCTTTTTGTTGTTGAAAATATACCTCGGTAATTTCTGTGTAGATAACATGATCATTTAAGCACTATAGATCTGATAACTTAGATACGAACACCACAATAAATTTCGAACCAGGTAAAAATTGTTGAAAACATACGCCCGATAATTCTGTGtaaataacatgataatataCGCATCCACACCTGATAATTTACATACAAACACCGCGGTAACCTCGACCAGACGATTATTCGTTGTTGAAAATATACCCCGGTAACCAAAATGCATAACTTGTGTGCAAAAACAATGGTATTTTTCGTAGCTAATAACGTAGACTCAAACACCATAGTAAATTTTCACCGGGGGAGAAGTTGTTGAAATATATCCCGATAATCTTCGTGTAAAGTTTGCATGTTGCCTATGCTAAACTTAGCATGCTTCTCACGCTTATCAGCATTATAATGATAGAGTTGTCAACCTTTGTCATGTTATTTGTTATCAGAGCGTTATGTTGAAGTTACCATGATGGTTATGTCATAGATATCACGCTGCTTATTCCAAGTTATCAAGACTGTTTTTTTTTGCTAACATGGTAGAAA from Triticum urartu cultivar G1812 chromosome 3, Tu2.1, whole genome shotgun sequence encodes:
- the LOC125545034 gene encoding subtilisin-like protease SBT3.8, encoding MDFHSSPRRFPAYLLLCLCLMINISRGYGSQKLYIVYLGEKKHDDPSLVTSSHHDMLTTILGSKEDALASITYSYKHGFSGFAAMLTDDQAQDLGELPEVISVTPNQHHDLMTTRSWDFLGMNLDHQPPSKLLQRSKYGEDVIIGIVDTGIWPESRSFSDEGYGPVPSRWKGVCQLGQAWNSTNCSRKIIGARYYPAGLDKADQANNYMSARDINGHGTHTASTAAGAIVEGVSLHGLAAGVARGGAPRARLAVYKVAFEGPKKVQLASAALLAALDDAIHDGVDILSLSVQYNDNSFGSLHAVQKGITVVYGAGNSGPRPQVISNTAPWVITVATSKIDRSFPTAITLGNNQTIVGQSLYYMIKNESKSGFQPLVQGGSCSIEALNGTEINGKIVLCIKETFGPTADILPDAITNVKSGGAFGLIFAIYTIDKLLSTEDCVGIACVIVDIDIGFQVATYIGSQGSPIAKIEPASTITGNRVPAPRVAFFSSRGPSAKYPTVLKPDIAAPGVNILAATGDGYVFDSGASMSTPHVAGVVALLKAVHPDWSHAALKSAIVTTASTKDEHGMPMLAEALPRKVADPFDYGGGNINPNAAADPGLVYDIDPRDYSKFFACTIQKYAICNISTSPAYHLNLPSIAIPELRGPIKVQRAVTNVGEVDAVYRADIQSPSGVRIKVDPPTLVFNATTKVHAFKVSMTPLWKVQGGYTFGSLTWRNERHSVRIPLAVRITIQDFYADVA